A region from the Medicago truncatula cultivar Jemalong A17 chromosome 6, MtrunA17r5.0-ANR, whole genome shotgun sequence genome encodes:
- the LOC112422875 gene encoding uncharacterized protein — MSSAAQTIQKNDLPSTISVKLDRENFPLWKSLVLPLIKGSKLDGYLLGTKQRPEQYITSTDPNSKKINPEFEDWLAHDQQVLGWLRNSMTAGIATQLLHCETSKELWDEAQGLAPVLIQDLELSILSQNFTVLKKER, encoded by the coding sequence ATGTCATCCGCTGCACAAACAATCCAAAAGAATGATCTGCCCTCAACCATCTCTGTTAAGCTGGACAGAGAAAATTTTCCCTTATGGAAATCGCTGGTCTTACCTTTGATAAAAGGAAGCAAGCTTGATGGGTATTTGTTAGGGACAAAACAACGTCCTGAACAATATATCACATCAACTGACCCAAATAGCAAGAAGATCAATCCAGAATTTGAGGATTGGCTTGCTCATGACCAACAAGTCCTAGGTTGGTTACGAAACTCGATGACAGCAGGAATTGCAACACAACTCCTGCACTGTGAGACATCCAAGGAACTTTGGGATGAGGCTCAAGGTCTTGCCCCGGTGCTCATACAAGATCTCGAGTTATCTATCTTAAGTCAGAATTTCACAGTTCTAAAAAAGGAGAGATGA
- the LOC112422876 gene encoding F-box/LRR-repeat protein 13 → MTKKKRQKKSDRISELPDHVLLHIIEFMNIRQSVRTCVLSKRWKNVWKSLTNLKLHHTKKARADIFNKFVSQILSGRDGSLPLHSLEYVHDDAVYYCPKTTLLDIMELAASHNVQQVTIKVERWNIKDLELPTSIFNSQSMTFLKLDFRYTCPYGLGKMFPKSLNLPALKTLHLTDLIFTTSDNDNGCIEPFSTCNMLSNLFIVGWFLQDDAPKPSPYPIPRFLV, encoded by the coding sequence ATGACGAAGAAGAAAAGACAAAAGAAAAGTGATAGAATTAGTGAACTGCCTGACCATGTCCTTCTGcatataattgaatttatgaATATAAGACAATCTGTTCGGACTTGTGTTTTGTCTAAACGATGGAAGAACGTTTGGAAAAGTCTCACTAATCTCAAGTTGCATCACACCAAGAAGGCAAGGGCTGATATCTTCAACAAGTTTGTATCCCAAATCTTGTCTGGTCGTGACGGCTCTCTTCCCCTTCATAGCCTAGAATATGTGCATGATGATGCCGTATATTATTGCCCTAAAACCACACTCTTAGATATCATGGAATTAGCTGCGTCACATAATGTGCAACAAGTCACAATCAAGGTTGAGCGATGGAACATAAAGGATCTCGAACTTCCCACTTCCATTTTTAATTCTCAATCTATGACATTTCTTAAGCTTGACTTTCGGTATACATGTCCATATGGCCTTGGTAAGATGTTTCCAAAATCTTTGAACTTGCCGGCATTGAAAACCTTGCATCTTACTGATCTCATCTTCACTACAAGTGACAATGACAATGGCTGTATTGAGCCCTTTTCAACATGCAACATGTTGAGTAATTTGTTCATTGTCGGTTGGTTTTTACAGGATGATGCCCCCAAACCCTCTCCATATCCAATTCCAAGGTTTCTAGTCTGA
- the LOC11439028 gene encoding crooked neck-like protein 1, with translation MSSSKVADPTLGYLTRKDTEVKLPRPTRVKNKTPAPIQITAEQILREARERQEAEIRPPKQKITDSTELGEYRLRKRKEFEDLIRRVRWNVSVWIKYAQWEESQKDFTRARSVWERALEVDYKNHTLWLKYAQVEMKNKFINHARNVWDRAVTLLPRVDQLWYKYIHMEEMLGNVAGARLVFERWMKWMPDQQGWLSYIKFELRYNEIERARGIFERFVLCHPRVGAWIRYAKFEMKNGEVPKARIVYERAVELADDEEAELLFVAFAEFEERCKEVGRARCIYKFALDHIPKGRAEVLYRKFAAFEKQYGDREGIEDAIVGKRRFQYEDEVMKNPLNYDLWFDYIRLEESVGNKERTREVYERAIANVPLAEEKRYWQRYIYLWINYALYEELDAGDMEQTRDVYKECLNQIPHQKFSFAKIWLLAAQFEIRQLNLTGSRQILGNAIGKAPKDKIFKKYIEIELQLGNIDRCRKLYEKYLEWTPENCYAWCKYAELERSLAETERARAIFELAIAQPALDMPELLWKAYVDFETVECEFERARVLYERLLDRTKHLKVWMSYAEFEATAIDESLDLSEQEQKERCLVRARKVFEDALNHFRSSAPILKEERAMLLEKWLNLEASSGELGDVSLVQSKLPKKLKKKRRQVATEDGSSRIEEFIDYLFPEETQTTNLKFFEAAYKWKKKRSSSADE, from the exons ATGTCTTCTTCCAAAGTTGCAGACCCAACCCTAGGTTACCTCACTCGAAAAGACACTGAAGTAAAACTTCCACGTCCAACTAGGGTTAAGAACAAAACCCCCGCTCCGATTCAAATCACAGCGGAGCAAATTCTTCGTGAAGCTAGGGAGCGTCAAGAAGCTGAGATACGTCCTCCAAAGCAGAAAATCACCGATTCAACCGAACTCGGCGAGTATCGTCTCCGGAAACGAAAGGAATTCGAGGATTTAATTCGGCGAGTGAGGTGGAATGTTAGTGTTTGGATTAAGTATGCACAGTGGGAAGAGTCGCAGAAGGATTTTACACGTGCACGTTCGGTTTGGGAACGAGCATTGGAAGTTGATTATAAGAATCATACTTTGTGGTTGAAGTATGCTCAAGTTGAGATGAAGAATAAGTTTATTAATCATGCTCGGAATGTTTGGGATCGCGCGGTTACTCTTTTGCCGCGGGTTGATCAGTTGTGGTATAAGTATATTCATATGGAGGAGATGCTTGGCAATGTTGCGGGGGCGAGGCTGGTTTTCGAGAGATGGATGAAGTGGATGCCGGATCAGCAAGGATGGTTATCTTATATAAAATTTGAGCTTAGATATAATGAGATTGAACGTGCGAGAGGGATTTTCGAGAGATTTGTTTTGTGTCATCCTAGGGTTGGTGCTTGGATTCGTTATGCAAAGTTTGAGATGAAGAATGGCGAGGTTCCTAAGGCGAGGATTGTTTATGAAAGAGCGGTGGAGCTAGCGGATGATGAGGAAGCAGAGCTGCTTTTTGTGGCGTTTGCGGAGTTTGAGGAAAGGTGTAAGGAGGTAGGGCGTGCGAGGTGTATTTATAAATTTGCACTTGATCATATTCCGAAGGGGAGGGCTGAGGTTTTGTATCGGAAGTTTGCAGCATTTGAGAAACAGTATGGTGATAGGGAAGGGATTGAGGATGCTATTGTTGGGAAGAGAAGGTTTCAGTATGAAGATGAAGTTATGAAAAATCCATTGAATTATGATTTGTGGTTTGATTATATAAGATTGGAAGAGAGTGTCGGGAATAAGGAAAGAACTAGGGAGGTTTATGAGAGAGCTATAGCTAATGTACCTCTAGCTGAGGAGAAGCGATACTGGCAGCGCTATATTTATTTGTG GATTAATTATGCACTTTATGAAGAACTTGATGCTGGAGATATGGAGCAAACAAGAGATGTGTACAA GGAGTGTCTCAACCAGATACCTCACCAGAAGTTCTCATTTGCAAAGATATGGCTTCTAGCAGCCCAGTTTGAAATACGTCAGCTGAATCTCACTGGCTCTCGTCAAATATTAGGAAATGCTATTGGAAAGGCTCCAAAAGATAAG ATATTTAAGAAGTATATAGAGATAGAACTGCAGCTTGGTAATATAGATCGATGCAGAAAactatatgaaaaatatttggagTGGACACCTGAAAATTGCTATGCATGGTGCAAGTATGCAGAACTAGAGAGATCTTTAGCTGAGACCGAACGAGCTAGAGCAATATTTGAGCTTGCAATTGCCCAACCAGCACTGGACATGCCTGAGTTGTTGTGGAAG GCATACGTTGATTTTGAAACTGTTGAGTGTGAATTTGAGAGAGCAAGAGTGCTTTATGAAAGGCTTCTTGATCGAACAAAGCACTTGAAGGTATGGATGAGCTATGCAGAGTTTGAAGCAACAGCTATAGATGAGAGTTTAGACTTATCGGAACAGGAACAAAAGGAGCGATGCCTTGTTCGTGCGAGAA AGGTGTTTGAGGATGCTCTAAACCACTTCAGATCATCAGCTCCAATTTTAAAAGAAGAAAGGGCAATGCTATTGGAGAAATGGCTCAACTTGGAGGCTTCATCTGGGGAGCTAGGTGATGTCAGCTTAGTCCAGTCTAAGCTGCCCAAGAAGCTCAAGAAGAAGAGAAGACAAGTTGCTACTGAAGATGGTTCTTCTAG AATCGAAGAATTCATCGACTATCTATTCCCTGAGGAAACACAGACAACCAATCTCAAGTTCTTCGAAGCTGCTTacaaatggaagaagaaaagatCGTCTTCTGCTGATGAATAA
- the LOC120580861 gene encoding uncharacterized protein: protein MENTCFCSYADGWCASCKRKYEEEEEERAKPWQQIKQEAIEELAFTFFFFDMLKNNPDVDCSRAKAKDFWSAETYDVKLPWKDLAVGRVCHGRGRGWDSLRRNESMPEHLVDACKRCARAFIRAEFQV from the exons ATGGAGAATACCTGTTTTTGCAGCTATGCCGATGGATGGTGTGCTTCTTGCAAGCGTAAAtatgaagaggaagaagaggaacGTGCAAAGCCCTGGCAGCAAATCAAACAGGAAGCAATTGAAGAACTTgcttttacgtttttttt CTTTGATATGCTTAAGAACAACCCGGATGTTGACTGCTCTAGGGCTAAAGCAAAGGATTTTTGGTCGGCTGAGACTTATGATGTAAAGCTTCCTTGGAAGGACTTGGCTGTAGGCCGTGTTTGTCATGGACGTGGTCGTGGGTGGGATTCCCTAAGAAGAAATGAAAGCATGCCTGAACATCTAGTGGACGCGTGTAAGAGGTGTGCTCGAGCATTTATAAGGGCCGAATTTCAG